Proteins from one Limanda limanda chromosome 4, fLimLim1.1, whole genome shotgun sequence genomic window:
- the gcnt7 gene encoding beta-1,3-galactosyl-O-glycosyl-glycoprotein beta-1,6-N-acetylglucosaminyltransferase 7, translated as MWQLEGAKCSFLLCLGMSIIICSVIYLRVSIPTAPKPSEPSSCRPFCPECEAVLPGTEIGDEWLRRDCQVESYILNSQLQCSNLARELHFITRPLSREEEDYPLAFILTVHKELEVFVRLLRAIYMPQNVYCIHVDAKAPWEYQEAIRKLVSCFQNTFLSSHSETVTYAGFSRLQADVNCMRDLAQSKIGWRKVVNLCGQDFPVKSNLELVQYMQSKEWRDRNMTPGVKQPVHMRHRTEFEHLEITGLHVVLKRMGLKKSPPPHNLQVYFGTAYYALTRPFVYFVLKSPIAQDLLEWSKDTFSPDEHYFVTLNHVKEAPGSHINGEWEGDIRSIKWKDQEGSTHNGCKGHYVRGICIYGIQDLPWIIERNSMFANKFARDSFPEVLDCLEQWHRNKVLSQSTVPIEPSWLLATRSNSSSSSYFNSSAQA; from the exons ATGTGGCAGCTTGAAGGGGCAAAATGCAGCTTCCTGTTATGCCTGGGAATGAGTATTATTATTTGTTCCGTTATTTACTTGAGGGTCAGTATACCGACAGCACCCAAGCCTTCAGAGCCTTCAAGCTGCAGGCCCTTTTGCCCTGAATGTGAAGCTGTCCTGCCCGGCACTGAGATAGGAGACGAATGGCTCCGCCGTGACTGCCAG GTGGAAAGCTATATCCTGAATAGTCAACTGCAGTGTTCCAATTTGGCCAGAGAGCTGCACTTCATCACAAGACCTCTGAGCCGTGAGGAGGAAGACTACCCTTTAGCATTTATTTTGACTGTTCACAAAGAGCTGGAGGTTTTTGTGCGCCTGCTGCGGGCCATTTACATGCCACAGAATGTCTACTGTATTCATGTGGATGCTAAGGCTCCATGGGAGTACCAGGAGGCCATACGGAAGCTAGTCAGCTGCTTTCAAAACACTTTCCTCTCCAGCCACAGCGAGACGGTGACCTACGCTGGGTTTTCCCGTCTGCAAGCAGATGTGAACTGCATGAGGGATCTTGCCCAGTCCAAGATAGGCTGGAGGAAGGTGGTGAATCTGTGTGGACAGGATTTCCCTGTCAAAAGCAACCTGGAACTGGTGCAGTACATGCAGAGCAAAGAGTGGAGGGACAGAAACATGACGCCTGGGGTGAAGCAGCCGGTGCATATGAGGCACAGGACAGAGTTTGAGCACCTTGAGATCACAGGCTTACATGTTGTTCTGAAAAGGATGGGGCTGAAGAAAAGTCCTCCTCCACATAATCTGCAAGTTTACTTTGGAACAGCCTACTATGCTCTCACGAGGCCCTTTGTCTATTTTGTTCTAAAAAGCCCAATAGCACAGGATCTCTTGGAGTGGTCCAAAGACACGTTCAGCCCAGATGAGCACTACTTCGTGACACTCAACCACGTCAAAG AAGCTCCAGGCAGCCACATAAATGGAGAATGGGAAGGAGACATCCGGTCAATCAAGTGGAAGGATCAAGAGGGGAGTACACATAACGGCTGCAAAG GGCACTACGTACGAGGCATCTGTATCTATGGAATACAGGACCTGCCTTGGATCATTGAAAGGAACAGCATGTTTGCCAATAAGTTTGCGAGAGACTCCTTTCCTGAGGTGCTGGACTGTCTGGAGCAGTGGCACAGAAACAAGGTGCTCAGCCAGTCGACTGTTCCCATAGAGCCATCATGGCTGCTGGCTACACGGAGCAactcaagcagcagcagctacttTAACAGCAGCGCTCAAGCATGA